A single region of the Biomaibacter acetigenes genome encodes:
- a CDS encoding V-type ATP synthase subunit F translates to MSTYKIGVIGDKDTVLAFKSLGVDIFPAMDEKEAGHILTQLAKQNYAVIFITEQLAKDMKERIDMYRNKMLPAITLIPSNRGSLGIGIQEVKKSVEKAIGVDILFEREGEE, encoded by the coding sequence ATGTCTACGTATAAAATAGGCGTAATCGGCGACAAAGACACGGTTCTGGCCTTCAAGTCTCTGGGAGTGGATATCTTTCCTGCCATGGATGAAAAGGAGGCCGGCCATATACTCACCCAGCTTGCAAAGCAAAACTATGCCGTGATATTTATTACGGAGCAGCTGGCAAAGGACATGAAGGAAAGAATCGATATGTACAGGAACAAAATGCTGCCGGCCATAACGCTTATCCCCAGCAACAGAGGTTCGCTGGGAATTGGTATACAGGAAGTGAAAAAATCCGTGGAAAAAGCCATAGGAGTGGATATCTTATTTGAAAGAGAGGGAGAGGAATGA
- a CDS encoding V-type ATP synthase subunit E yields MEGIERIKEKIMQEAREKEQQILNEARAEADQILKNSEQTAEEIKQQSLQKAKRQAEEEKRKILSMAELEERKGLLQAKQQIIDEVFDKARQELANLPVEDYRQLIYKMLLESSITGDEEIIIDEKDKSRITPDLVEKVNKELKTKGKSGNLKISAKTRPMIGGFILKARDMEINSTFDSLIKLQREELETGIAKILFEE; encoded by the coding sequence ATGGAGGGTATCGAGAGGATTAAAGAAAAGATCATGCAGGAGGCCCGGGAAAAAGAGCAGCAAATTTTGAATGAAGCTAGAGCCGAAGCCGATCAGATCCTGAAAAACTCCGAGCAAACAGCGGAGGAAATAAAGCAGCAATCCCTTCAAAAAGCAAAAAGGCAGGCTGAAGAGGAAAAGAGGAAGATTCTTTCCATGGCCGAACTTGAAGAGAGAAAGGGGTTGCTTCAGGCAAAACAGCAGATTATAGACGAGGTATTTGATAAAGCCCGTCAGGAACTGGCGAATTTACCGGTGGAAGATTACCGACAGTTGATTTACAAAATGCTGCTGGAAAGCTCCATCACCGGCGATGAAGAAATAATCATCGATGAAAAGGATAAATCCAGGATAACTCCGGACCTGGTGGAAAAAGTCAATAAAGAGCTTAAAACAAAGGGTAAATCCGGCAACCTAAAAATTTCTGCAAAAACCCGTCCCATGATAGGCGGTTTTATTCTGAAAGCCCGGGATATGGAGATTAATAGCACATTTGATTCACTGATCAAATTGCAGAGAGAAGAATTGGAGACCGGAATTGCGAAAATACTTTTCGAGGAGTGA
- a CDS encoding V-type ATP synthase subunit K, with amino-acid sequence MELTYGQVLALLGAALAVLLPGIGSAKGVGIVGESAAGVVTEDPGKFGQTLILQAIPGTQGIYGLLTGFVIMQRIGILGGKLLPLNLHQGLLILAAALPIAFVGLLSAIAQGRAAAAGVGIIAKRPEELAKGITYAAMVETYAVLALLASILMLFGIKL; translated from the coding sequence ATGGAATTAACTTATGGTCAGGTACTGGCACTTTTAGGGGCAGCCCTCGCAGTGCTGCTGCCCGGCATTGGTTCTGCAAAAGGTGTAGGAATTGTGGGTGAAAGCGCAGCCGGCGTTGTCACCGAGGATCCGGGCAAATTCGGTCAGACGCTGATTCTTCAAGCTATCCCCGGAACTCAGGGCATATACGGACTTTTAACGGGATTTGTTATCATGCAGAGGATTGGAATTTTAGGAGGTAAACTGCTTCCGCTGAACCTCCATCAGGGTCTGTTAATCCTGGCAGCCGCCCTTCCCATAGCCTTTGTAGGCCTTCTTTCCGCCATAGCCCAGGGCAGAGCTGCTGCGGCAGGTGTGGGCATAATCGCCAAGAGGCCTGAAGAACTGGCAAAGGGCATCACCTACGCTGCCATGGTTGAAACCTACGCCGTGCTGGCACTGCTGGCATCCATCCTCATGCTCTTCGGCATCAAATTATAA
- a CDS encoding V-type ATP synthase subunit C has translation MGREMEFLYVSSRIKALETRLLGKSAIDRILEADGPEEALKVLSDTDYGADIAEMENIYDFEKVLEKSLKRTFKTIADSIKDYRFIRFFTLKNDYHNLKIIIKNKILGLEGKDYFSSLGEVQTEELQKLVTEDVTAAVPESMKEAYKRAIEIYEDTQDPQQIDLLLDRMLFEELAGLVNDTGEEFLKEYFMSMVDLTNIRTMVRLMHMKAETRLLEKSLLPGGSLKKDVFMKLFTEPIQGVIDAFASSPYHGVVEEGVSAWANSGSPAIFEKLSDDYLLKLARRGLYKPYGPETVVGYLAARENEAKLLRIILVGKINGISSEMIKERLRDVYV, from the coding sequence ATGGGCAGGGAAATGGAATTTCTATATGTGTCATCCCGGATCAAGGCCCTGGAGACCAGACTCCTCGGTAAAAGCGCTATAGACAGGATACTGGAGGCTGACGGGCCGGAAGAAGCCCTGAAGGTGCTGAGCGATACCGATTATGGCGCCGATATCGCCGAAATGGAAAATATCTATGATTTTGAAAAGGTCCTGGAAAAAAGCCTTAAAAGGACCTTTAAAACCATAGCTGATTCCATAAAAGATTATCGTTTCATAAGGTTTTTCACACTGAAGAACGATTACCATAATCTGAAGATAATTATCAAGAATAAAATTCTTGGGCTTGAGGGTAAGGATTATTTTTCATCCCTGGGGGAGGTTCAAACCGAGGAACTTCAAAAGCTTGTTACAGAAGATGTTACGGCCGCGGTTCCTGAGAGCATGAAAGAGGCCTATAAAAGGGCTATTGAAATATATGAGGATACCCAGGACCCCCAGCAGATTGATTTGCTGCTGGACCGCATGCTGTTTGAGGAACTGGCCGGGCTGGTGAATGACACCGGGGAGGAGTTTTTAAAAGAATATTTTATGTCTATGGTGGACCTTACCAACATCAGGACCATGGTAAGATTGATGCATATGAAAGCGGAGACAAGACTCCTGGAAAAGTCCCTTCTTCCGGGAGGCAGCCTTAAAAAGGATGTATTCATGAAGCTCTTTACCGAACCCATACAGGGTGTGATAGATGCCTTTGCCTCATCACCATACCATGGAGTGGTGGAGGAAGGAGTTTCCGCATGGGCCAATAGCGGCAGCCCGGCTATCTTTGAGAAATTGTCGGATGACTACCTGCTCAAACTGGCAAGACGTGGGCTTTATAAACCCTACGGTCCCGAGACTGTGGTGGGTTATCTTGCCGCCAGGGAAAATGAGGCAAAGCTTCTTAGAATAATACTGGTGGGAAAGATAAATGGCATTTCTTCGGAGATGATAAAGGAGAGGTTGAGAGATGTCTACGTATAA